GCTGATTACTCGTAAACACGGTAATTTTCATTTCTTCATCTCTCTATATACGTTGGCGTGATTATTCCTCGGGACCTCCAGCCTGGACCTGATGCCGGTTATGCTGTTATTGCTCCTAAACCCTATTCTTATTCCCAATTTTTTCAGTATGTTCAAGGTGTCCTCGTTATAATTACCGCAAGGATGCGACATCGCAATCGGGTCCGAGGCCAGTACCGAGCGAAGATGCTCGAAGTTTTTTTCGTACTCGAGTTGCTGCTGCGCTGCGGTCAACTTATGCATGACGGTCGGATGCGAGTACGAATGCATCCCGACGATATGCCCGCTTCCGTGCAACTCTCGGATATCCTGGTCGTTCATCCAAAGATTTCTTGAAGCAGCCTCCTTGTCAAATCCATGCCTGGACATCATCTGCTCCATGATTTTTTCATACTCAAGCTTTCCAAGAACCTGGTCCCTCAAAAACCTGAACCATTTATCGTTTTTCGTATAAAAAGGACATGCCAGGAGATAACTGCTTTCATCATAGCTCTTCAGGGCATTCGAATATATTTGTTCGT
Above is a genomic segment from Deltaproteobacteria bacterium containing:
- a CDS encoding polysaccharide deacetylase family protein is translated as MSNNGRYTHSVMFHHFHDSVHPEGQGSLSANDLEEMLDWLSREHQILNAGEYLFRLEKNTLESHQICLSFDDALCCQVDVALPVLDGRKIEAFFFVYSSPFCGDPDLLEIYRYFRTTKFARMDDFYKEFFSKAKSLHEQIYSNALKSYDESSYLLACPFYTKNDKWFRFLRDQVLGKLEYEKIMEQMMSRHGFDKEAASRNLWMNDQDIRELHGSGHIVGMHSYSHPTVMHKLTAAQQQLEYEKNFEHLRSVLASDPIAMSHPCGNYNEDTLNILKKLGIRIGFRSNNSITGIRSRLEVPRNNHANVYREMKK